Within the Pagrus major chromosome 4, Pma_NU_1.0 genome, the region GCACCGCCTGGTGTAAATGTCCTGAAGGCAGGGCAATGCAGTTCGAGTGATGCGCTCAGCACATCGGATCACTCTATGGAGAGATTTCCGGTCCTGGGCGCAGCAGTTGCCGTACCAGGCGGTGATGCTTCCAGAGATAACAGACTGGATGGTGGCAGAGAAGAAGGTTTTCTGCAGCGGCAAATATAAGAAGACAagcttgtcttcttcccgtaaTCAAGTCGAAACCCGTtgaggacgcgcattcagcgtcatctgacgtcacgtccgcaggactgcgcgggaaattcgggcccgaattgcagtacattatgcagcacacagcctgttcaaggcaatggagagatacgtgggtgggctcattctttttggttttgaacgcttcatcacccattagcattaaaaaacttaaaatgcatgtttattttttcacaaatcctgccccatgtccctttaagtacatttatagCCAGAAAATGACTTCTGATACTTgagttcatttattttcagaatcatttcattcatatattcaaaCAACTGGTATCCAATAGACCCGATGACATGACGTTACTCTGGTCTCTTCTGGTTGACTTTCAGTTGATTTGCATTAtggagatatgtgaaatcagcaaacttgtttatttctgctctcattttcagctgtaactttaacatttaaagatttataGTTAAACACGATGGTCTGAACTTTCTGACGTCTCTGCGCTGTTTGTTACTTTAGGTCTCAAACCTGAGGTTAGTGAAATTGTTtaataatgacaaatgacaGCACCAGACACacattttagattaattaaaTGTATACACTTTTAAATAACATATAATGAAAAGACGTCATCAAGTTTTTGTAAAACAACaagcattgttgttgttgctatagcaacaataacaacagcatTCTACAATAAGAATGCTTGATGAAGATCAAAGGAAGATCAAAGGCAAATGtatcaaagacacatgaaatgTTATAAGTAGAAGAAATGACtttatatttgacatttgtgCTCAGACTACAGTTTAGTTCAGACACATATCTCTTTGTCGCAATGGAACGTacacagaataacaaaaaaaaaggtaggaGAGGGAGAACAAGAAAGAAGGAAGATAGTTCACAGGATAAGAAAGTAGGAATAAACTTTAGGAGAGATCGTTCTCAGGCCAGGAGAAGACATAGAAGCCCGAGCATAGAAAACAAAGCGGCCCAGCAGAGGACAGAGCCGGAAGACATGGAAAACAACTCTGAGAAGGCTCGACCTCcagcagttttgttttcccaTTATGGACACTTGCTCCTCTGCGATGAACCTGAAGAGCAGACTGAAGTGCAGACTTCTCCCAGCATGTCCTCTCAAGACACATCGCAGGAGATGAATGAGTTGAAGAATCTGAAGTTAGAGGAGATCGAGGATCTGAAACCACAGCTCCAAGCGGTCTCTGAGACACTGCACAACACTCAGACTGACCATGAGCGCCAGATTGCCAACATTCGGATCAAATTGGAGAAAGTGAAGGCCGAGAATGCAGGCCTTAAAAAGCAAGTGGAGGACATGAAATTAGAAGTCCATGCTGAAAAGCAGCTGCGTGCACTGGCTGAACACAACACTGGGACAACTACTCAAAGCCTGAAGGTGCAGCTCCTTGACATAGAAAGAGCAGAGCTTGAGGCTCGCACAAAAGCCGAACAACTGGAGGCCGATCTTGTATTTGAGAGGGCTCAAGTTCAGATGCTGGCCAAGAAAGAGGAAATGGCTGGGAAGATTGTAGAAAGATCCCAGGCTTCCCATCAAGCCCAGCTtgaggagcacagagaggagaccaGGAAGATCGCATCTGCCCttaaaaaggcagaggatctgctggagactaAGCATCTCTGCTGGCAGCAGGAGAAAACATCCCTgctggagaagatggagaaatcAAGAGCTCTCTATGAGGATCAGCTGGAAGAGCAGAAACACGAGAACAGCACCCTCGTTGCTGCTCTGAGGAATGTTGAGCAGAAGCTGGAGAGTCATCAGGTGGAGTGGCAGGAGGAAAGgacatccctcattcaggccacaaaaggcttcaagAAGACTGTGCAGGATATGCAACAGGAAACAAAGGAGGCTTTGGAAAGATCCCAGGCTTCCCATCAAGCCCAGCTtgaggagcacagagaggagaccaGGAAGATCACATCTGCCCTTAAAAAgacagaggatctgctggagactaagcacctctgctggcagcaggaggaaacaTCCCTGCTGGAGAAGATGGACAAATCCAGAGCTCTCTATGAGGATCAGCTGGAAGAGCAGAAACACGAGAAAAGCACCCTCGTTGCTGCTCTGAGGAATGTTGAGCAGAAGCTGGAGAGTCATCAGGTGGAGTGGCAGGAGGAAAGgacatccctcattcaggccACAGAAGACTTCAAGAAGACTGTGCAGGATATGCAACAGGAAACAAAGGAGGCTTTGGAAAGATCCATCAGACATCAGGTGAAGTTGCAGACATCCCTCATGCAGTCCACAGACAGTACTGACAAGATGCTGCAGGAAAAGGAGCAGGAGcgggaggagaaagaaagctcCATGAAGTCCCAGGTGGAAGAGCTCGtgagcaagaagaaaaagaagaagaaatggtaTAGGAGGTTCTTCCAGTGCATATGTCCATGCTTATTTACCGAGAACGACGACTAAAAACTCTCCCTGAGCTACAActggttttctccgggtgctccggttaaccaactttaattgaaaaagaaattcttcaattaaaaaaaaaaagttacattagtTCAGGCGTGtaaaactgaccaatcacaaatATACAAGAACAAATGCGTGTACACACCCAGCCGTCCGAGGAGAGGGGATCTCTCTCTGAATTGCCTTTCCCGAGGTTTCTTCCTGTGTCCTTTCAAGGTTGTTCTGAGGTTCATGGGGAGTTTTTCCTCGTCTTCTTAGAGAGCTTGGGCTGGGTACCTGTTCCTGATCTGGATCTGCAAGGCCCACTGTCACActggttttctccgggtgctccggttagCCAACTTTAATCGAAGAAATAattcttcaattaaaaaaaaaaaatgttgaattagtTCAGGCATataaaactgaccaatcacaaatATACAAGAACAAATGCGTGTACACACCCAGCCGTCCGAGGAGAGGGGATCTCTCTCTGAATTGCCTTTCCCGAGGTTTCTTCCTGTGTCCTTTCAAGGTTGTTCTGAGGTTCATGGGGAGTTTTTCCTCGTCTTCTTAGAGAGCTTGGGCTGGGTACCTGTTCCTGATCTGGATCTGCAAGGCCCACTGTCACATtggttttctccgggtgctccggttaacCAACTTTAATCGAAAAAATAATTCTtcaattaaaattttaaaaaaaattgaattagGCATATAAAACTGACCTTACTACTCACAAATATACAAGAACAAATGCGCGTACACACCCAGCAGTCCGAGGAGAGTATGAAATCAAAtcagatcaaataaaaaatttgcctttaaaagtaattttttaaaataatgtcacgTTTGTCATTCAGCTGTTCTTCAGAATTTAAAGTTTGTTGTAAAGCTTTAACCACACACAGGTCATTTCACTGCAGAACTCGTGCTTTTACTTTGGATACTTGGATACAGCAGATTATACCTTTACTTAATTAAGAATGAattgaatgcaggacttgtacTAAAGTGTTATATAGTTGTATGTATTTGTACATAAATGAAGGCTCTGtatacttcctccaccactcaTCTAATACTGACTATTGAAAAATGACATGTCATCataaaaatcaatcatttcTTTAAGATTTCAACAGTATTTGTCCTTTGCCACTAAAATGTTGAGCTTTTAAGGCTTTCTTATGTGTGCTGGTCATGTAACCATGGCAACTACAGGAGCCACACCACCCCACAGCAGCGAAACGATAAGATAGCTAACCACTTAGAGGACTCTGAATCATACACCTTATAATACTAGTTATCAAATATCTTTAGATTTTAATCCATGTAGCTACATTTCTGTTGGTCCAAAACGCTGCATTCAGAGTCAAATGAGCAAAAATCatttctgttaaataaaataaaacgacCCAAATGAGTTTCTTAATCGATCAGCATTGTAGGCTATATTATATGATTGAGTTATTTCATCGAAGGGCAGTAATGAAATAAGATTGTGTGAAGGCATTCAGCCAGACCTCCAACCTCATCACCCACAGCCGTAAACACAGGGACGACCGGCCCCACCGCTGTCCTCGCTGCCTCGAAGGCTTCCAACACAGAGTGGACATGCAGCAGCACCAGGAGCACCACTGCGCCGATGGCGATGGCtccatctctgaaaatgttcaagGCCTAAATCTGTACCAACGATTCACCTTAAATTTGTCGCATATCATCTGGACTATTTGTCCAGGGTAGAAGTactgtttattatattttagaCACTTATCCACTGATAACAACCGGTCCAAAGTTACTGGAGAATAAATGGAATTCTTTTAAACCCCATTTAGTCTCCATTTAAATTTCATAATCAGCTCCATCAGCAGGCCTAATGCTATctagatttaacatttagatttagcatttagatttaacatttagatttagatttaacatttagatttaacatttaacatttagatttagatttaacatttagatttaactatttaatatatttctaAGTTAACAAATACTGTTGTAAATGTGCTAAAAATTGACCACTCTTTTAAAAATTGTTTGAAGctaaatgtgacaaaaagttgttgttattttcagcgTGAGCTGCTTTACAAACGGCACCCCATATAATGCTGCCAGGGATCATTTTTGATAAACGTTTTGCAAAGCCAAATAGTTTATTTTAGCTCTGTATACTCCTCACTTCCAGCAACAGAAGAATAAAAGCTAACTGTTGTGTGACACAATGTTTCTAAAGGTTTGAATATTCACCGATGATAACTCTACGAAAGGAGTCCAGCAGAAGAAATGTTCACAGCCAGAGTGATTAGCTGACAGGAAGCCTCGGccatcatcagtgtgtttgctgctgccaGAATAACTTGAGTTTATTACAAAATGATCACCAACAGAtggttgtttttactttgagtCCCTGAACAAACACGTGGACCAGCTGGAAAACTGCTTTTGACGGAGCTctgatgcattttaaaacattttaggagAGAAATGAGCGGGAAAAGTCGCTGAGCAGTGCTGGTCACGACGGTGAAAGTGTGAGGTTTGGAGGCTCCTGCAACAAAATGCAGAGAGCATCAGAGCTCTACATGACTTCAATATGAAGAGAAACAAGTCCGCTATCGGCTCCTTCACTGTCAGCCTCCAACACTTCTCCTACATTTAGTCTGGAGTCTTTTATcgatgaagagaaaacacaagtggCCCGGCATTCAGACTGCCCAGAGGAGACACGGCCTGGGTTGAGTCTCCACGGCTCTCATGGTGTGTTTAAGGACAGCCTCCTGCTCTGGATTCTCCACtcgtccagtcagactctcgtGTTGTCGTGAGTAGGATCCGAACTTTGACACAAAATGGCAGAAGTAGCTCCAGCTCCCGCCGCCGCTCCGGCTAAAGCCGCCAAGAAGAAGGTGAGCAAGCCGAAGAAGGCTGGCCCCAGCGTCAGCGACCTCATCGTGAAGGCTGTGTCCGCATCCAAGGAGAGAAGCGGCGTGTCTCTCGCCGCTCTCAAGAAGGCTCTGGCTGCCGGAGGCTACGATGTGGACAAGAACAAGGCCCGCGTCAAGACCGCCGTCAAGGCTCTGGTGCTCAAGGGGACTCTGGTCCAGACCAAGGGGACCGGAGCGTCCGGCTCCTTCAAGATGAGCAAGAAGGTGGCTGAGCCCAAAGCCAAGAAGCCGGTTAAGAAGGCTCCTGCTAAAGCCAAGAAGCCCGCAGCCAAGAAACCCGCAGCGGCTAAGAAGCCCAAAGCTGCGGCCAAGAAGCCAGCAGCCGCCAAGAAGTCCCCGAAGAAGGCCAAGAAACCTGCGGCGGCCAAGAAACCAGCCAAGAGCCCCAAGAAGGCCACCAAGAGCCCCAAGAAAGTGGCCAAGAAGGCCTCTGCAACCAAGAAGGCTCCCGCAAAGAAGGTTGCCAAGCCCAAAGCCAAGAAGGCAGCACCCAAGAAGAAGTGAGCCGTCACTACAACATCACACGTCCCGATTAAAggctcttttaagagccacCCACACCATCCTTAAAGAGCTCAGTCCTGTTCCTCTACTGTTTGTCATATCAATGAATGATCACTTAGAACACAGTAACTTTATAATACAGACAAACGAAACAAAGGAGGGAAACAAAGGTTCCCTCATCAGGTCATCAATAACTTACAGACGAACACAATCCAACCATCCGACAGATGACTACGTGAATCTACTGCCATCATCTCTACTGCACCTTCATTTTAGATtattgatgaaaaaaagaataatagtACTGTTGATAATACTAATTAATAATGCTGGGggaaaagtaaacaaacattaaaccAGTAAACGATTAATGTTCACAACGTTACATATatctacatttttaatgttttaccgTTAAAGTGCATTATTTTcctttatatattattttgaatttgcTTTTGCGCAATTTGTTACATCTTGTTTATTTCTTATGTAATTAAGccattattattttcatcttaTTCATGGTGTTTCCATATagtctatttttatttatttatttattttatacacTATATTTACTTATTACCATTTCTGTAGCTAAAGACTTTAAAATTAGTGCACTTGAGTGGAGTGACATGTTGACACTTTCTGATGgatacagaataaataatggACCTAATGATTTGACGACCCATCCCGGTTACTATGCGAGTTGTAAtgtgcatttatttgacagttaaTTTCATTCGAACAGCTCAATATGTTTGTATGGACCTGTTCTTGTTGTGTTACTGACATTTGTGATCAGTCAGATTTGTCTGCAACGAAATTATTTGGTATCGTTTAGCCTACTCGCgttgtttagtttagtttttttttgtaaaacccATTTACTTGAAAATTGATTAAGTTGGCCCGCTTAATTAATGCATCATCACTTTAGAAACACTGCTCTTTATCAGAAGTGAGTGTgtggctcttaaaagagccTTTGTGTTGCTGGTCTCAAGCAGGATGATTTACTTCTTGGCGGCCTTCTCGGTCTTCTTGGGCAGCAGGACAGCCTGGATGTTGGGCAGCACGCCGCCCTGAGCGATGGTCACTCCACCCAGGAGCTTGTTGAGCTCCTCGTCGTTGCGGACAGCCAGCTGCAGGTGACGGGGGATGATACGAGTCTTCTTGTTGTCACGGGCAGCGTTTCCAGCCAACTCCAGGATCTCAGCGGTCAGGTACTCCAGCACAGCCGCCAGGTAGACGGGGGCGCCGGCACCCACACGCTGCGCATAGTTACCTTTACGCAGCAGCCTGTGGACACGGCCGACTGGGAACTGGAGCCCGGCACGGGAGGAGCGGGTCTTTGCCTTTGCTCTGGCTTTGCCGCCGGTTTTGCCTCTTCCGCTCATGTTTCAGGTCTTTCTAGAGTCTCGTCTCAAAGAAAATGTGCTGCCGACACTCACAACCCTCCTTTTTATGTCCGCGGAGCGTGTGCGGGTCTCCAGCAGACCAACCAGAGAAGAGGCATTCAGCTGAGGGGCCCCTGGCTGAATTAAGGCGGTCTTTTTGAACAGATTTCTCGCCAATAAGCAGCGGAGATTCAGGCGGGGGTCGACTCCTCCAGGCGGCGCTGAGCTCCGAGAGGAGCCGCTAACCAATCAGGAGCCGGAGGTCTGAAGCAGCGTCACCGTTTCACAGCCGGTCCCACAGTTTAAGAGCAGCCAGTCTCGTCTCTTCACTACACTTTTCTCCTGTCtgttcagaggaagaagaaacaatGGCAAGAACCAAGCAGACCGCTCGTAAATCCACCGGAGGCAAAGCTCCCAGGAAGCAGCTGGCCACCAAGGCTGCCCGTAAGAGCGCCCCGGCCACCGGCGGTGTGAAGAAGCCTCACCGTTACAGGCCCGGTACCGTGGCTCTGAGAGAGATCCGTCGCTACCAGAAATCCACCGAGCTGCTCATCCGCAAGCTGCCCTTCCAGCGCCTGGTCCGAGAAATCGCTCAGGACTTCAAGACCGACCTGCGCTTCCAGAGCTCCGCTGTCATGGCTCTGCAGGAGTCCAGCGAGGCTTACCTGGTCGGCCTGTTCGAGGACACCAACCTGTGCGCCATCCACGCCAAGAGGGTCACCATCATGCCCAAGGACATCCAGCTGGCCCGCCGCATCCGCGGAGAGCGCGCTTAACTTGTCTGCTGCTCCACAAACCACAACGGCTCTTTTCAGAGCCCCCTCACTTCTCCTACAGAGCTGCTTCCTTCACTGTTTCTGTGAAATCATTCTCTAGATAGCCTATAACTGTTTttactgatatttttatgaATAGAAGTGACTAATTTGTCATACATAGCACGTCGGTCAATATTTAAGTATAATCTATTTGCTCTGAAGACGCCAACCTAATATAATCATAGCATAGTGCACCCACACCAGCAGGTTGCAAAACTGGTCAGGTCAGTACAACAGCATTGTAACACAACGTAAATAACATGAGGACACATCTCAGTCTCTGAGCAGCAGCCTGACACTTCTCCTTCAGTAATCACTGCTGATCAAATACCTTTTGGGTCATTATACACAAACGTGCCATTTTGTCTGGCTCCAACAAAATTCCTCTGtaaatctgaataaacaaacaaagattatTCAGATATAGTTTCCATGATATGTctcataacatcaaaacaatccccccccccccccccccccacacacacacacacacctcacccCCTTTTGTTTTAGAGTAGAGAACACGTTGTGCAAAGCATCTTccaagaaatgtaaaaatggccTGTCTCTCAGTATAATTTTTCTACTCTTACTAGCTATAACTATCATATAAACTTAAACTTATATTAAGCTTCAAGTGTTGTTTCATTACTCATGAATGGGTTTTATTCTTAATATGTGTCAAAtgttggaaaaataaacaaaacaacaacaacatcactctgATCGCCCATCGCCACATAAGAGCTCACCCAGAGTGGCCATTGGGCTCTTGGTCACCTCTCTGATGTTAAAAACTTGATACGCTCTTTCACTACCCACAGAGACTTTCATCTTGGGAGGGATGGCCACAGTGTCACAATTCCCATCTTGAACTGAAAGTGGATGTCAAAGAAACACTGCTAGAGATgtcttttcagtgtttaatgaaatatactgtttatacaaatacacagtaatgCCCACAGTAAGACCATATATCCATGTAAAATAAAGAGCTCCTCACcaaagtgacagagagaaagatagagagagaggcaggaatgTTAATTTCACTAGTGTTATTTCTCCGGTTACCTACCAATGATAAATCATCCATTTCGGCAAAGCAATGTTTCACTAatatt harbors:
- the LOC140995191 gene encoding histone H1-like, with translation MAEVAPAPAAAPAKAAKKKVSKPKKAGPSVSDLIVKAVSASKERSGVSLAALKKALAAGGYDVDKNKARVKTAVKALVLKGTLVQTKGTGASGSFKMSKKVAEPKAKKPVKKAPAKAKKPAAKKPAAAKKPKAAAKKPAAAKKSPKKAKKPAAAKKPAKSPKKATKSPKKVAKKASATKKAPAKKVAKPKAKKAAPKKK
- the LOC140995193 gene encoding histone H2A-like, yielding MSGRGKTGGKARAKAKTRSSRAGLQFPVGRVHRLLRKGNYAQRVGAGAPVYLAAVLEYLTAEILELAGNAARDNKKTRIIPRHLQLAVRNDEELNKLLGGVTIAQGGVLPNIQAVLLPKKTEKAAKK
- the LOC140995192 gene encoding histone H3, translated to MARTKQTARKSTGGKAPRKQLATKAARKSAPATGGVKKPHRYRPGTVALREIRRYQKSTELLIRKLPFQRLVREIAQDFKTDLRFQSSAVMALQESSEAYLVGLFEDTNLCAIHAKRVTIMPKDIQLARRIRGERA